DNA sequence from the Flavobacteriales bacterium genome:
GAGTCTAAACCATTAATCACAAAGCTACTTCCTCCTATGGTGATCGAGTCATAGGCATTTGCCATGATGTTTTTATAAAACAAAGTAGATTGTGTATTTGCAGAAGGATTCCATTGCCATTGAACTGCTGTATAATTTTTCTGAATAATTTCTAATGTTGGCACATTACAGCAACCTTCTGTTTTGAATAAAACAGAATTTGACAGAACTTGGGAAGTATCAGAACATGTATTGAGTATTTTGGCTCGATACCAAGTGCAATTTTGGAGGTTGCTAAAAGTATAGCTTGTATCAGTTGTTGATATCGTATCCCAAGAATTATTTGCAATATCTTGAAGAAGTATTTGGTAATCAGTGAATGAAACCACATTGGTGTCCATCCAAGAAATTGATGCAGAATCTTCGGTAATATTTGTAGCAATGAGCGGTGTTACACTCGGACAGTTACTGCAATCATCCAAAAGTAATTCCATACTCTTCCCAATATTTAATCTTTTTCCTGTGGAAGTGATATTTTGGATAGAAGCATTACTATCTCCACCTTGCAAAATATAACCTTTTACTTTCAAGGCTGCCATTTCTGGTGATGTTTTAGCCAGTTGCATAAGATTCCCACAGTCTGCGGCATATAGTAAACCAATTGTCCCTGCTACATGAGGCGTTGCTCCTGAAGTACCTCCAAATCCTCCAAAAGTATTTCCAGATCTTGCAGTATAAGTTCCTTCGCCAAAAGCACCTAGATCTACTGAGTTTAGACCATACCCTGCTTGATTAACCTTTTGATCTTGGTTATTGATATTAGTGACAGCAACTAGGTAATCACTACTACATTGTGTAGGTAAATCTCCATCGGTATCCACATTCACATCCAAGTTTGCCGTAGCTCCTGCATTTAGGATTCCCACAGCACCCAATGAATCATAAAAATTACACCAAAGTGGCGCATTGGCAGCTTGTCCGTAGTTTACCCCCCAAGAGGCATTTGTGGCAACTACAAATGCACCTTCAAGTCCATTGCTTTCATTATATTTTTTTCTTGCTAAATAAGGATATGTGTATGCTGCTAATGCTTGAGCTTCGTTTCCTCCACCAGAAACTGCCATTATTTTTATATCCCAACTTATTCCAGATACACCAAAATTATTATTCCCTTTTGCTCCAATAATTCCTGCTACGGGAGTTCCGTGCCAAGTATTAGAAGTGATAATTCCTGTATTATTATAGGCATTCCATCCAAAATAATCATCTACATAACCATTTCCATCATCATCTACTCCGTTATTCGGAATTTCCGCTTCATTTTTCCACCAGTTATTTTCAAAATCTGTATGTGATAGTTCAAACCCACCATCAATGACACAAACTACGATGGTGTCGCCATCTGCTGTGAGACCTCCTGTTGTGTGTTCCCATGCATTTTCAATATCTAAATCAGCTCCGTTTAATGCTCCGTTTTGTCCTGTATTGTTGTATTGCCATTGACTTCCATAAAGCAAATCATTAGGACTATTTCTATTCTCTAAAATATGATTCACCTGAGCTTCTGCTACTTTTTCGGAGTTTTTTAATGCGCTGATTAATTCTTGGGCAGACCAAAACTTTTCATCAAAACGTATTTGATATATATCAAAAGGAGGAGAAACAAGTCTTATAAGCTCAAAATGGGTTGGTTTAGATTCAATTCTTTGATTGTTTTGGATCCATTGATCAATTTTTTCATTTGATTTTAATTGAATCAATAATTCTCCCGGTTCATAATTTTGAGCGAAGCCTTGAAAGAATAGTAATGAAAAAAGCAAAGAAAAGAGTCTTGTTATCATAATGTACGTATTGAGTTAGGACTGTAGAAATAGTGAGAAAAGGTTATTTTTTTATACCATTCCTGATTTTAACCAAATTACAGCAAAAACTATACACGAAAAAGGGATGTACAATATTTCATTGCACATCCCTTTGTTAATTTTTGTGTAAATAGGATTTCTACTATCTCAAATCATTTACATCATAATTACTAAAATTACTCATATTTGGCTCAAAGGCTGCTGAGTTCAAGTTTTGAGAATTGGTAACTTTTACTGTAGAAATTGTTCCATTTTTCTCATGACGAGTAATTTCTTTGATGTCGTAATTATCAAAATTGATAATAATTTTCTTTACATCAGCTTGTGCTGATTTTGGCTTCAATTCTATTTGATATTTTCCAAATTTTAGATCTTTACCACTAATATGAAAATCGTTTTTATAGTTTTCAAAATAAGTAGTGAAAGATAAACCCTCTTCTTCATCTTGGTCGGGCTTTGTGATGGTAATCTCTTCATCATCATGAGCCAATGTGTATAAATCAGTCCCATTGAAGTATATTTCCATATTACTAGAAGTGATATCTAAGTGATATTTTGTCTCAGAAGCTACTAAAACTCCATTTTGACTTTGTTGAACATTGGCTTTTGTGTTTACTAAATCAAAGGTGAAAGTAAATTCTTTTGCACCTGATAGAAGTAAATTATTCTTAGCTTTCATCATATACATCTCGGGTTCAGACTGAGCATACCCGTTGTGGAAAGAGAATAAAAGCACTAAAATGGAAAGGATATTTTTAATCATCGTTCTAAATTTTCCGTAAAGTTAATCATTTTCCTACAATTCATTCAAGAACTGTTCCAAAGCATATTCGTCAGGAATGAGAACATCTCTCGCTTTAGAGCCTGCAAATGGACCTACAATTCCTGCGGCTTCTAGCTGATCCATAATTCTACCTGCACGGTTGTAACCTAGTTTTAGTTTTCTTTGAATAAGCGAGGTAGATCCCTGCTGATGAAGTACGACAACCTTGGCGGCTTCTTCAAACATGGCATCTCTCTCATTGAGATCAATATCTGCTATTCCGCTGTCTCCACTGTCTTCCCCAACAAATTCTGGTAATTGAAAGGCTTGCGGATATCCTTTTTGTGATCCAATGTACTCACAAAGTTCTTCTACTTCAGGCGTGTCAACAAAAGCACATTGAATACGCACGAGGTCATTACCATTTGAGTAGAGCATGTCTCCACGACCAATTAATTGATTAGCTCCAGAAGCATCTAGAATGGTTCTAGAATCTGTGTTTGAGGTTACTCTAAATGCAATTCTTGCTGGGAAATTGGCTTTTATCGTTCCTGTGATAATATTTGTTGTAGGTCTTTGTGTGGCTACTATTAGGTGAATACCCACGGCACGAGCAAGTTGTGCTAAACGGGCAATTGGAAGTTCAATTTCTTTTCCTGCTGTCATTATTAAATCGGCAAATTCATCAATGACCAAGACAATATATGGTAAGAAACGATGTCCATTTTCGGGGTTTAGTTTTCTATTTCTAAACTTTACATTATACTCCTTGAGGTTTCTACAATGGGCTTTTTTAAGTAATTCGTAGCGTGCATCCATCTCTACACAAAGAGAGTTTACCGTGTTAACTACCAGTTTGTTCTCTGTAATTATCGCTTCTCCATCACCGGGTAGCTTTGCTAAGAAATGTCTTTCAATATGGTTGTAAAGCGTAAGTTCTACCTTTTTAGGATCTACCAATACAAGCTTGAGTTCCGCAGGGTGTTTTTTGTAAAGCAAGGAGGTTAAAATGGCATTCAATCCAACAGACTTTCCTTGTCCTGTAGCACCTGCCATTAGCAAGTGAGGCATTTTTGCTAAATCTGCTACATAGGTTTCATTGGAAATCGTTTTTCCCAATGCTACAGGGAGCTCCATTTTTGCGTTTTGGAATTTTTCAGACAAGAGTACCGATTTCATCGATACAATTTTGGGGTTTTTGGTAGGAACTTCTATTCCTATTGTTCCTTTTCCTGGAAGTGGAGCAATAATTCTTATTCCCAAGGCTGCTAAACTTAAAGCAATATCGTTTTCCAGACCTTTTATTTTTGAAATTCTCACCCCTGGTGCTGGCACTATTTCATAAAGGGTAATAGTAGGGCCTACTGTGGCAGAAATAGAGGAAATTTCGATTTTGTAGTTCCTCAGTGTTTCTACAATTTTTTCTTTATTAGATTGTAATTCCTCAGGATCAACAGAAACATCAGATCCCTCATACTCTTCCATGATGGAAAGTGGAGGTATTTCATAATTCCCTAGTTCTAAAGTAGGATCAAATTCTCCATATTCTTCAACGAGCTTGTCGGCTATATCATTAGGTTCTGCAATTTCTTTTGGTGTAGAAACTTCCGCTACTTTGATCTCTGGAACTATTTTTTCACCTTCAGGTACAATAATTTCTAAGTCTTTTGGAGCTTCTGGTTCTTTGTTTGTTTTTTTCTTTGTTTGTACAGGTTCTGGAACTTCAAAGCTGACTTTATTTCCTTCGGTTTTAATAGGGTCTTCTGTGAATGTTGGAGTTTTTTCTTCTATTTTTTGAACGACTTCTTTTACGGGTGTCGGTTTGCTAATAGATTCTTTTTTAGGTTTTTCTTTCTCCTTTTTTATTGGAATTGGTGTTTCTGTAGAATGGCTTGCTTCTATTTTTTCTTTCACCATTTCTGTTTTTGACTCCTTCTTTGGGAAAGAAGGTACCATTTTCTTTGCTTTTTCTAAAGGGTTGTCTTTAAAGAATTTTGAAATACTTTTTGGATTTATTTTAAGTCCGTAATTGATTACCAAAAAACTGAACAGAAAAAATAAAATGAGTGCTAAAGTTCCAAAATTTCCTAATAGGTGTGATAAATTTTCTGAGATTGTAAAGCCCACATGACCTCCCAAAATGGGTGGAGTACTATTGAAAAAAAAGGCAAGTGAAATAGGAAGCCATAAAGCCCAAAAAATAGATTTTTTTATAACTGGAAGAATATGGACTACTTTTTCTTGCATAAAATTATTCAGACCTACCAAAAGCATGATAATCGGAAGAATAAAAATGGCTAAACCAATTTGTTTGTAAATAAAGAAATGTGCTGTTCTTGTAAAAAATGTACCATTAGGCAGTTGGATATTTTTATTGAACATATACTTACTCCATTCTTTAGAAACAAGGCTTTGATAGGATTTCCAATTAAAAATATAATCGAAAAAAGTAACGATAAGAACCACCGAAAAAACAATGAGAAACAATCCCCAGAGCAAACGAGTAGTATCTGTTCTTAGGAAATCATGCCATTTTCTTTCTTTTAGGTGAGGTTCCATGGAAGGGTCTACTCCCATTTGTGAAAAATCTTCTTCTTGATGTCTTGATTGCATATTGGGTCGCTATTCACGAATAATTTTGTTCAAATTTCGATTTTTATTTTATGGTTGATCGGATTTAAAATAGATAAATTAAAACACTTCAAACCTTCAATCGGATTATAATTTACAAAATAACCAAAAAATACTAAATGATTGTTTCTTTTTTTCGATTTTGAGTGGGATATAATTAATGGAATTCGTTTTGAGAAAGACTTTATGCTTTTGAAATCAAAATAGAAACGGTATTTCCACCAAAACCAGAAGCATTTATAAGAATTTTTTTAGGCTGTTGAATGGTCTTATTTTTAAGAGTGTTTGGATATGGCAGATCGATGTTGAATTCTTGCATTTCAAATAAATGAAGAGCGAAGTCAATATTTAAAATTCCCGAAGCACCTAAGGTATGTCCGTATAAATATTTGGTGGAGAAAATAGGAATTTCTGAATCAAAATTTTTACAAGCTTCTATTTCTGCACGGTCACCTTGGAGTGTCCCTGGAGCGTGAAGGAGAATTAAGTCGATCTCTTTTTTATGGACTGCTTCACAAGCTTTTTCCATGCTTTCAAGATATCCTGCTCCTGTATCTGAAATGGCAGCGGGGTGTTTAAATTCTTCGGTAGCAAAACCAATTCCTTCTATTTTTGCCAAAGCATTGTTCTTTTCGGAAGAAAGAAGTAAAAGCCCTGCACCTTCGCCTAAAATCATGGAAGATTTTTTTGGGTTTTCTTCCAAAGGTTTGGAGGGGTAGGGGAGTCCGAAAGGAGAATAAATTCCCAGTTTTTTAAACATCGATACACTAAAACTTGATATACAAGATTCTGTTCCTCCCACGATAAAAGAATCACTCATCCCAGATTGAATCCAAGCAGCAGCATTGGCAATGGCATGGAGGCTAGAACTACACGTAATGGAATGACTGATATTTATTCCGCTTGTATTTAGGTGATTACTTAAATGACTAGAAACATTTCCTAAAGTGGTATTTGGAGAAGTGAAAACAGATAATGGTTCTTGTTTTAGGTGTTTTTTATATTGTGCTTCCCAAAGATTACTAGCACCTCTTGATGAAGCGATATTTATTCCTGATTGAGCAGGAATAGTCGTTTTTGCCTGTAATCTATTTCCTAAAAAGAGAATGAATTGAACACTTCTATCCAATTTTTTATACTGAGGAAACTGGTTTAAGAATTCATCAAAAAGATCTTCTTGAAGGTTTTTGGCTACATAAGAATGATTAAACTCTTGAAAACATCCATTATGTTCCAAAATATTTTTTTGAATGAGCCTGTATTCCGTTCCTAAAGACGATAAGGAAGTTCTGGCTTGTATATAAAGTTCTTTTTTCAAGGGTATTAAAGTACTTTTTTGAAATACTCGGCATATTTTAAGATCACTTCTTTAGTGATTTTTTCTTCAGGCAAAATACGTCCTAAATACTCAGTTTTAGAAATTTCTTGAATGACCTTCTCACTGGCAGGAGTAATTGTTCCATTAAAGATAATTCCTTTCACGGGAATATGATTTTGTTTTAAAATCTCCAAAGTCATTAGGCTGTGATTAATACTACCGAGGTAATTTTTTGAAACCACAATGACTTCCACATCTTTTTGAAGCTTTAACCAGTCGAGTAAAGTTTCTTGATAATTTATAGGAACCATTAAGCCACCAGCACCTTCCATAATTAAATGATTCTCTGTAGCGGCAACCTCAAGTTGAGAAAGTGTGATGTTTAGCTGTTCCATCTCTGCTGCTGCATGCGGAGAGAGCGGATTTTTTAAACAAACACATTCTGGATGTATAACTGTTTTACTGTTAGAAAGATATTTTTTTACAAAATTAATATCTCTCTCCTCCAAGCCGGCTTGTACCACTTTTTGGTAATCTGCCTGTAGAGCTTCTGTTAAAATGGTTGCTACTAGAGTTTTTCCTACTTCGGTGTCTATTCCTGTAACAAAATATTTTTTTTGCATCCTACTGGATTATTAGGAATCACTTTCTTCAAAAATGGCTTTAAGCTCGGTAGCATCTTCGGCCTTCATTCTTTTAGAAAGAACCAAACCAAGTTGACGTCTTCTTAGTGCAGCATCAAAACGTTTAATTTCTTCCTCTGTTTCGGGCACACAAACAGGTACTTCAATAGGTTTTCCTTGCTGATCTACTGCCACAAAGGTATAGATTGCTTGGTTACACATTATTCGATCACCAGTAGTATTATCTTCCATAAAAACATCAACAATGACTTCCATTGAAGATTTAAAAGCACGAGAAACCTGAGCTTCAAGCGTTACTACAGATCCCATAGGGATTGGCTTATCAAAAGAAACATGATTTACTGCTGCTGTTACCACAACTCTTTTACAAAACCTTCGGGCAGAGATGGCTGTTGCAATGTCCATCCAGTGCAATAATCTACCTCCCATAAGGTTGTTGAGTGGGTTTGTATCATTTGGTAAAACCAATTCGGTAAGAATGGTTTTAGAACTTTTTGCGAATACTTTTTGCATCGTGTTTAATTCAGAGTTTAAAACACGGCAAAGTTATTAATTTCTTACTTTTAAAAGCCATGCTCCTTTCTGAATGTTTTGGATACTTTTTAAATGGCTTTTAGCGAGGATTTTATTTGGGAAAGATTTCGAAATTACTTTGTAAAGTCCTTTTTTGTAGGATTTTATTTCAATAGGAATTTGTGTTTGAGATTCAATTTGCTCTTTTAGACCAGCTGCATTTTGTAAATCTCTAAATACTCCTACAACTACTTGAAACTCTATTGCGTTTGTGTTTGGATTGTTTTCTTCAATTAATACAAATTCTTCTTCTTCAAGTTCGTTTTCAAGAAGTAGATAATCGTGAATTTGAAGTGTATTGTGAACAGACGAAGTCATTTCAGAACTGCTTACTCCTGCATAGTTTGTTTGTTCTCCAAATCCATATTCAAGATCTTTAGCAAAATATAGACTTGCACCCAGCAAAGGAATCAGTACAGCACTAGCCCACATCCATTTATTAGATTTTTTAGGATTGGTAGTTTTTTCAACTCTAATAATGGGTTTTGATTTTAAAGTACCAATACCATAATTCTCTGCAAATAAGGTGGCTTTTTTAGTTTGGAAATCAATGTATTGATCTTCATTTAAGAAAAAATGTCCAATATTTCCAATCGCTATTTCATTTCCATTAAAAATATCAATTTTGAGTTGCTCAACAAAGTTCTTTAAAAGGATTTGAGCATCTGTAAGGCTTATTTTTTCTCGAATTGCAATGTACTTAGAGAGCATTCCATCGTCTTTCTGCTGAGGAGAAAGTGTAAAGTGCAAAGAACTCTGAAAAGAAAGATCTTTATTCGTTTTGTTAAACTCAAAAGATTTGCTTTTGCTTAAAACACCCAAGTGCTCAATAGCTACTTGTGGGTAGTTGAGTAATAATTCTTGTATGTAGTTTCCTATTTTATTCATGGATCTAAAAGAGTATTATTTGAATACCGTAAAACCGATAAGAAATTGGATTTTTTGCACTTTAAAAAAGCTAAATTACGACTTTTTTAGGAGTTTTTAGCGAAGTAGGATAAAACACTTTGGTTAACGTATCGCTATTTTGAGTGTAAATTTTTTATGAAAGCAAGGTTTATAAGTAGTTAATTCTGTGGTGTTTTTTTATCAAAAAATAGGTTTTCTGTTCTTAAAGTGAAGGAAAAATATGCTCTTTTAAAAAGAAAATCTAAATTTGCCATGATTTTGAAGAATCAATTTCTTCTTATTAGTAAGTTCATAAAACAAAGTTGTATGTCACAAAATTTAGTGATTGTTGAGTCACCAGCCAAAGCTAAAACTATTGAAGGTTTTTTAGGAAAAGATTTTTTGGTAAAATCCAGTTTTGGCCATATCCGAGATTTAAGTCATAAAAAAATGGGAGTAGATATCGAAAACGGATTTATCCCAGATTATGAAGTCTCTTCGGACAAAAAAGACTTGGTGAAAGAACTAAAGAAAGACGTTAAGAAAGCAGATATTGTTTGGCTAGCAACGGATGAGGACCGTGAAGGAGAAGCCATTGCTTGGCATTTATTTGAAGCTTTAGATTTGAGTAAAAAAGAGGTGAAAAGAATTGTTTTTCATGAGATTACTAAAACAGCAATCCAAAAAGCAATCAATAATCCTAGAGAACTTGATTATAATCTTGTAAATGCACAACAAGCAAGAAGAATATTAGATCGTTTGGTAGGTTTTGAGCTTTCACCTGTACTTTGGAAGAAGGTTCAGAGAGGTTTATCAGCGGGTCGTGTTCAGTCTGTTGCAGTAAGACTTATTGCTGAGCAAGAAAGAAAAATACAAGCATTTGAGTATAGTTCTGCTTTTAGAATTCAAGGGGATTTTGAAGCGGAAAATGGAGTGCTTCATGCAGAATATTCAAAGAGACCAGATTCAAAAGAAGGTGTTATAGCATTGTTTGAAAATTTAAAAAATGCACAATTTGCAGTTAATTCTGTAGAATCAAAACCTGCAAAAAGAAATCCATCAGCTCCATTTACTACTTCTACACTCCAGCAAGAAGCTTCAAGAGTGTTGAGTTTTTCGGTTTCAAAAACCATGATGATTGCACAGCGCTTATACGAAGCAGGGAAAATAACTTATATGCGTACCGATAGTGTAACGCTTTCTCAAGATGCAATTGATGCCTGTGCTAATTTTATTACCAATGCATTTGGAGATAAATATCTAAACTCTAAGCAATATTCTACTAAGGCAAAAGGAGCGCAAGAAGCTCACGAGGCCATTCGTCCTACCTATATGGAAAACGAAGGGAATGATCTTAGCGGAGATGAAGCAAGGTTATATGGTCTTATCAGAAATAGAACGATTGCTTCACAAATGTCTGCCGCAGAATTCTTGAGATCTACAATCAAAATCGGAATTTCTACTGATGACAATCATTTTATTGCTAAAGGGGAAATTTTAGTTTTCGATGGATTCTTAAAAATGTACCAAGCAGGAGAAAATAAAGATGTCATTCTTCCGAAAGTAAAAGAAGAAGAAGCACTGAATCGTTTGGATATTGCAGCTAAAGAACGTTTTTCAAATCATCCTCCAAGGTTTAATGAAGCCAGTTTGGTTAGGAAAATGGAGGAGTTAGGAATCGGAAGACCTTCTACGTATGCACCGACTATTTCTACTATCCAAAAAAGAAATTACGTAATAAAAGAGGATCGAGACGGAAAACAAAGGTCTGTTCATAGTATCACTCTACAAGGTGAGGAGATAGAAGCTGTGTTGCTCACAGAAAACTTTGGAGCCGAAAGAAATAAATTATTTCCTACAGACATCGGTTTGGTAGTGAACGACTTCCTTTTTGAGCATTTTGATAAAATAATGGATTATCATTTTACCGCCAATGTAGAAAATCTATTCGACGAAGTAGCCGAAGGAAGCATGGATTGGCAAAAAATGTTGGAAAACTTTTATGGAGAATTCCATACCAATGTGGAAGATGTAACCGAGAACTCTGAAAGAGCCAACGGACTTAGAGAGCTTGGGGTAGATCCAAAAACGGGAGAAAAGATTATTGTACGTATCGGAAGATATGGGCCTATGGCACAACTTGGGGAAGGAACTGAAGAAGAAAAACCTAAATTTGCAAGTCTTAGAGCTGGGCAGTCCTTAGAATCAATTACTCTAGAAGAAGCCATTGAGCTTTTTAAACTTCCAAGACAATTAGGTGAGTTTGAAGGAAAGGTAATGACTGCTGCCATTGGAAGATTTGGTCCATATATTCGTCACGATGGAAAATTTGTTTCCCTCAAGGAAGATGATCCATTGGAAGTTTCTGGAGAAAGAGCGATAGAACTCATACTGGAAAAAAGACAAGCCGATCTCGATAAAATAATTCACCAGTTTGATCAAGAAGAGCCACTCATCGAAGTGTTAAAAGGAAGATGGGGACCATTTATCAAGTCTGAAAAAAAGAATTATAAAATTCCAAAAGACGTAGATGCTACCACACTTGATAGAGCTGCTTGTGAGGAAATCATGAAAAATCAGCCAGCTAAAAGAAAAAAGGCTACTACTAGGAAGAAAACAACAGCTAAAAAGAAAACAACCACCAAGAAGAAGTAACTTATTTCTGGTATGATATAATATTAAACCTCTGATTTTTTTTCAGAGGTTTTTTGTTTTCTGTTTGTTTTTAAACAAAAGAAATGTTATTTAGCTTATTAAAAAGCAAGAGTTTAGCGTATATTTGATAATCTCAAATAATTGATTTATATTTGTTAGATAGACTTTTTATTTTTTTACCAACTAATTTTTTTTACTATGAAAAAGTTCGTTTTTATTTTTTTATTCTTTTTTAGTTTTTATCAAGGTTATTCTCAGGTTACTACCGACAATACTGCTCCTTATGATGATGTGGAGTACTTGATAAATAATGTTTTGTCTGACGGTAATGCAAATATTACCAATATCACCTTTACTACGGGAGATTATAACCAGATTGGTTATTTTCAAGATCAGAATGTAGCGTATAATACCTTTGGTTTTGAAGAAGGAATGTATATGATGTCTAGAGGACCTGCAATGATCAACTCTACAGGTGGAGGAACGGCATATAATAATCCTTCTCCTCAAGATGGAGATATGACAGCTTTAACACAGTTGATGTTTGGAACCAATTATAATGCAGCTCAGCACGATCAAAATAATCTGGCAATCATTGAATTTGATCTTGTAGCAGGGGATAGTTTTTTTGATTTTTGGTATGTGTTTGGATCAAGAGAGTATAATGGATATACTTGTTCTGGATCGTATAATGATTTATTTGGTTTCTTTATCTCGGGACCTGATCCTAATGGAGGGAATTATGTAGGGAAAAATATCGCAAGAATCCCTACAAGTATGGCTCAAAATTCTTTTACGAATACACCAGTAGCCATTAATACGGTTAATTCAGGGGTTGCAAACGGAGCTCAGACAAATTGTTCCAATGCTAATCCCAATTGGAATACTACAGATTCCGCTTATTTTATTGCTAATTATAACCCGAATAATCCCAATGTTGGCCCCGATGTCAACTATCCTGTTTATTTTGATGGTTGGACAGTGCCTTTAAGAGCTTATTTACCTGTTGTATGTGATGAAACATACCATTTTAAATTAGCCGTTTGTGATATAGCTGATCAGGCACTAGGTTCGGGAGTAATGTTACTTAAAAACAGTTTAAGTTCTCCAGTATCGGTAAACTTTCAAGCAAGTCCAAACGTAACACCAGATACCAATGGGTATTTTTATGAAGGATGTGGGCAAGCAAGTATCAAATTTTCTAGACCTAATTTGCCAAAATTTGCTCCTGGAACAGGAGATTTAAGAATCACTTTTGACTTATTAGGTACAGCCGTTTATGGACAAGATTATGTATTCTTAAACAGTCTCTCAGATTCAGATATTGTGATTCCTAATCATGCAAATGATTTTGACCTAATTATTGTTCCTAAGGAAGATGGATTAGTAGAACCAGTTGAAATAGCAACTATACGTGTAGATCAATTGAGTGTTGGAGGTTGTGATACCGCAACTTGGACAGATTTTGAAATAAAAATTGCCGATCACGAAGAT
Encoded proteins:
- a CDS encoding S8 family serine peptidase; translation: MITRLFSLLFSLLFFQGFAQNYEPGELLIQLKSNEKIDQWIQNNQRIESKPTHFELIRLVSPPFDIYQIRFDEKFWSAQELISALKNSEKVAEAQVNHILENRNSPNDLLYGSQWQYNNTGQNGALNGADLDIENAWEHTTGGLTADGDTIVVCVIDGGFELSHTDFENNWWKNEAEIPNNGVDDDGNGYVDDYFGWNAYNNTGIITSNTWHGTPVAGIIGAKGNNNFGVSGISWDIKIMAVSGGGNEAQALAAYTYPYLARKKYNESNGLEGAFVVATNASWGVNYGQAANAPLWCNFYDSLGAVGILNAGATANLDVNVDTDGDLPTQCSSDYLVAVTNINNQDQKVNQAGYGLNSVDLGAFGEGTYTARSGNTFGGFGGTSGATPHVAGTIGLLYAADCGNLMQLAKTSPEMAALKVKGYILQGGDSNASIQNITSTGKRLNIGKSMELLLDDCSNCPSVTPLIATNITEDSASISWMDTNVVSFTDYQILLQDIANNSWDTISTTDTSYTFSNLQNCTWYRAKILNTCSDTSQVLSNSVLFKTEGCCNVPTLEIIQKNYTAVQWQWNPSANTQSTLFYKNIMANAYDSITIGGSSFVINGLDSCETYTGYVRVPCGNAFTNSQMIEWTTKGCGNCQDLDYCEVGNQYGGSSYITQVKIDTFIHLSSAKIGYENFTHLGSVVLKQNKNYQLQIKTTKPTFSNNSVIAWIDFNQDGLFTTAEQILNASFALSTQSFNITIPQNAALGVTRLRIAIRQNKIAKACGLNLQDVGQTEDYCVYIEKNIGLEEIDSKKLIVSQKNGNIFIHNNLNETLDIQLMNTLGQKIQYFGEIDAHSQKALKTPSLVPGIYYLQLKNSRKEQITKKILVR
- a CDS encoding outer-membrane lipoprotein carrier protein LolA translates to MIKNILSILVLLFSFHNGYAQSEPEMYMMKAKNNLLLSGAKEFTFTFDLVNTKANVQQSQNGVLVASETKYHLDITSSNMEIYFNGTDLYTLAHDDEEITITKPDQDEEEGLSFTTYFENYKNDFHISGKDLKFGKYQIELKPKSAQADVKKIIINFDNYDIKEITRHEKNGTISTVKVTNSQNLNSAAFEPNMSNFSNYDVNDLR
- a CDS encoding DNA translocase FtsK — its product is MQSRHQEEDFSQMGVDPSMEPHLKERKWHDFLRTDTTRLLWGLFLIVFSVVLIVTFFDYIFNWKSYQSLVSKEWSKYMFNKNIQLPNGTFFTRTAHFFIYKQIGLAIFILPIIMLLVGLNNFMQEKVVHILPVIKKSIFWALWLPISLAFFFNSTPPILGGHVGFTISENLSHLLGNFGTLALILFFLFSFLVINYGLKINPKSISKFFKDNPLEKAKKMVPSFPKKESKTEMVKEKIEASHSTETPIPIKKEKEKPKKESISKPTPVKEVVQKIEEKTPTFTEDPIKTEGNKVSFEVPEPVQTKKKTNKEPEAPKDLEIIVPEGEKIVPEIKVAEVSTPKEIAEPNDIADKLVEEYGEFDPTLELGNYEIPPLSIMEEYEGSDVSVDPEELQSNKEKIVETLRNYKIEISSISATVGPTITLYEIVPAPGVRISKIKGLENDIALSLAALGIRIIAPLPGKGTIGIEVPTKNPKIVSMKSVLLSEKFQNAKMELPVALGKTISNETYVADLAKMPHLLMAGATGQGKSVGLNAILTSLLYKKHPAELKLVLVDPKKVELTLYNHIERHFLAKLPGDGEAIITENKLVVNTVNSLCVEMDARYELLKKAHCRNLKEYNVKFRNRKLNPENGHRFLPYIVLVIDEFADLIMTAGKEIELPIARLAQLARAVGIHLIVATQRPTTNIITGTIKANFPARIAFRVTSNTDSRTILDASGANQLIGRGDMLYSNGNDLVRIQCAFVDTPEVEELCEYIGSQKGYPQAFQLPEFVGEDSGDSGIADIDLNERDAMFEEAAKVVVLHQQGSTSLIQRKLKLGYNRAGRIMDQLEAAGIVGPFAGSKARDVLIPDEYALEQFLNEL
- a CDS encoding beta-ketoacyl synthase; translated protein: MKKELYIQARTSLSSLGTEYRLIQKNILEHNGCFQEFNHSYVAKNLQEDLFDEFLNQFPQYKKLDRSVQFILFLGNRLQAKTTIPAQSGINIASSRGASNLWEAQYKKHLKQEPLSVFTSPNTTLGNVSSHLSNHLNTSGINISHSITCSSSLHAIANAAAWIQSGMSDSFIVGGTESCISSFSVSMFKKLGIYSPFGLPYPSKPLEENPKKSSMILGEGAGLLLLSSEKNNALAKIEGIGFATEEFKHPAAISDTGAGYLESMEKACEAVHKKEIDLILLHAPGTLQGDRAEIEACKNFDSEIPIFSTKYLYGHTLGASGILNIDFALHLFEMQEFNIDLPYPNTLKNKTIQQPKKILINASGFGGNTVSILISKA
- the bioD gene encoding dethiobiotin synthase, whose amino-acid sequence is MQKKYFVTGIDTEVGKTLVATILTEALQADYQKVVQAGLEERDINFVKKYLSNSKTVIHPECVCLKNPLSPHAAAEMEQLNITLSQLEVAATENHLIMEGAGGLMVPINYQETLLDWLKLQKDVEVIVVSKNYLGSINHSLMTLEILKQNHIPVKGIIFNGTITPASEKVIQEISKTEYLGRILPEEKITKEVILKYAEYFKKVL
- a CDS encoding acyl-CoA thioesterase, encoding MQKVFAKSSKTILTELVLPNDTNPLNNLMGGRLLHWMDIATAISARRFCKRVVVTAAVNHVSFDKPIPMGSVVTLEAQVSRAFKSSMEVIVDVFMEDNTTGDRIMCNQAIYTFVAVDQQGKPIEVPVCVPETEEEIKRFDAALRRRQLGLVLSKRMKAEDATELKAIFEESDS